In Aegilops tauschii subsp. strangulata cultivar AL8/78 chromosome 3, Aet v6.0, whole genome shotgun sequence, one genomic interval encodes:
- the LOC109776868 gene encoding uncharacterized protein, producing MVPTTRSQLPSHHDPSGKNSKPPPSYYSGYYIAAQLEEAASAAVDDLKQQQPSRFPRRLAMADDENAEEEAAAGTSSRGGGGDYEDGGNKDWLRLGLGAVASCSSTTTSSSSAGGENDGARAAPMELDLLAGGDGRESARVMSRPPLFPLPIRSYHHQYGHGRYRPTTAASGSMTPAPPFLQFARPLRSCSADLLRVVSPPTRTEAAGLWLTLQAAPNQGREPILPQIPKSYLRIRDTSMKVEVVLKYLAEKLGLSQSHQVELTCRGHLLPPFLQMRYVRDCIWRGSPAPSEEEEAGLPPRRRTSPATATTDHVMILFYSTSVGINS from the exons ATGGTCCCAACCACTAGGAGCCAGCTGCCGTCGCACCATGACCCCAGCGGCAAGAACAGCAAGCCGCCGCCATCGTACTACTCCGGATACTACATCGCCGCCCAGCTGGAGGAGGCTGCCTCGGCGGCCGTCGACGACCTCAAGCAGCAGCAGCCGTCCAGGTTCCCTCGTCGGCTAGCCATGGCCGACGACGAGAAcgccgaggaggaggcggcggccggcaCGAGCTCCCGGGGCGGCGGAGGGGACTACGAGGACGGCGGCAACAAGGACTGGCTCCGGCTTGGTCTCGGTGCCGTGGCGTCGTGCTCGTCGACcaccacatcctcctcctccgctgGCGGCGAAAACGACGGCGCCAGGGCTGCTCCGATGGAGCTGGACCTGCTCGCCGGCGGCGACGGCAGAGAAAGCGCGAGGGTGATGAGCCGGCCGCCGCTGTTCCCGCTGCCCATCAGGAGCTATCACCACCAGTACGGCCACGGCCGGTATCGGCCTACGACGGCGGCGAGCGGGTCCATGACGCCGGCGCCGCCGTTCTTGCAGTTCGCGCGGCCGCTGAGGAGCTGCTCCGCCGATCTCTTGAGAGTCGTCAGCCCGCCGACAAGAACGGAGGCCGCCGGCTTGTGGCTAACTCTTCAGGCAGCTCCCAACCA AGGTAGAGAGCCCATTTTGCCTCAGATACCAAAGAGCTACCTAAGAATCAG GGATACCAGCATGAAGGTGGAAGTGGTGCTGAAGTACTTGGCGGAGAAGCTAGGACTCTCACAATCTCATCAG GTGGAGCTGACATGCCGAGGGCatctccttccccccttcttgcAGATGAGATACGTGAGGGATTGCATCTGGCGCGGCTCACCGGCGCCGAGCGAAGAGGAGGAGGCCGGGCTGCCGCCACGTCGGCGCACATCGCCTGCCACAGCTACCACTGACCATGTCATGATACTCTTTTACAGCACAAGTGTAGGAATCAACTCCTAG
- the LOC141020665 gene encoding probable FBD-associated F-box protein At1g32375 — translation MATTAAATDRLSELPDDLLIRILSFAPAREAASTTALSRRWRRPLWLDTGAVNVDYRSYTTGGGGGDPLRCRALDDIINARLGFLRSRGRGPNKITVVTRADTTRDDDTLLAACSAEEKDVEEEDITAGVVPEPEEYFADAEEFRLEWLDYGSCTLACCTGSLPFAALRVLELTGYSLQPCPDLAFPCLEAMRLRRCRTDYATLQDMISAAPKLADVRLEDVRFVNSQLEYQIRIRCPAATVILMANCDFGYLNFDACRVELDAPRLRRFCYTVVTFRGSSFSFDSPMTHLEEVHLALHSPAAWPRSRSMFYSIYRVRVLKLTNHGVAAVRAVVSLLRCCTVVRELRFKFRWLEYLEEMAEPDLTAAMSDFSLCRSINASHDDDDDDEGCCYDLGLHGLCCGCTLSCLRDSLRRVVVKFDAEELTCFQVRLVKFLAENAMVLEEFVVDGGKGYDSSRIRRKVARWQKRRPSSSPLPPKTPIPQLSEFPPLGSALDPDPIPANTAAMASSIVQQDAI, via the exons ATGGCGACGACTGCCGCCGCAACGGACCGGCTCTCCGAACTCCCCGATGACCTGCTCATCCGCATCCTGTCCTTCGCCCCGGCACGTGAGGCCGCCAGCACCACCGCGCTCTCACGGCGATGGCGCCGCCCGCTCTGGCTCGACACCGGCGCCGTCAACGTCGACTACCGTTCCTATaccaccggcggcggcggcggcgatcctCTCCGGTGTCGCGCGCTGGACGACATCATAAACGCGCGTCTCGGATTTCTTCGCTCCCGCGGCCGCGGCCCCAACAAGATTACCGTCGTCACACGCGCCGACACCACGCGCGACGACGACACCTTGCTTGCCGCCTGCAGCGCGGAAGAAAAAGACGTCGAGGAGGAGGATATCACCGCCGGGGTCGTGCCGGAGCCCGAGGAGTACTTCGCCGATGCAGAGGAGTTCCGGCTCGAGTGGTTAGATTACGGGAGCTGCACGCTCGCCTGCTGCACGGGCTCGCTGCCGTTCGCCGCTCTCCGAGTCCTCGAGCTCACCGGCTACTCTCTCCAGCCCTGTCCGGATCTCGCGTTCCCGTGCCTGGAGGCGATGCGGCTCCGGCGGTGCCGCACGGACTACGCGACGCTCCAGGACATGATCTCCGCCGCGCCCAAGCTCGCTGACGTCCGCCTTGAGGACGTGAGATTCGTGAACTCGCAGCTCGAGTACCAGATCCGAATCCGATGCCCGGCGGCCACCGTTATCCTCATGGCCAACTGCGACTTCGGGTACCTCAACTTCGACGCGTGCCGCGTCGAGCTCGACGCGCCGCGCCTCCGCCGCTTCTGCTACACCGTCGTCACCTTCCGAGGCAGCTCCTTCTCCTTCGACTCGCCCATGACGCACCTCGAGGAGGTCCACCTGGCGTTGCACTCCCCGGCGGCGTGGCCACGGAGTCGCTCCATGTTCTATTCCATTTACCGCGTGAGGGTCCTCAAGCTCACG AACCACGGCGTCGCCGCGGTGAGGGCCGTTGTGAGCCTGCTGCGTTGCTGCACCGTGGTGCGCGAGCTCCGGTTCAAGTTCAGATGGCTGGAGTACCTTGAGGAAATGGCGGAGCCGGATCTGACTGCCGCCATGTCGGACTTCTCCCTGTGCAGATCCATCAACGCCAGCCacgacgacgatgacgacgacgaAGGTTGTTGTTATGATTTGGGCCTTCACGGGCTTTGCTGCGGCTGCACGTTGAGCTGTCTACGGGATTCACTGAGGAGGGTGGTGGTGAAGTTCGACGCGGAGGAGCTGACCTGCTTCCAGGTTCGGCTCGTCAAGTTCCTGGCGGAGAACGCCATGGTTCTCGAGGAGTTCGTCGTCGACGGCGGGAAGGGGTACGACTCGAGCCGGATCCGCCGCAAGGTGGCGAGATGGCAGAAACGGAGACCGTCGTCATCTCCACTACCGCCGAAGACTCCCATTCCACAGTTGTCCGAGTTCCCGCCGCTCGGCAGTGCCCTTGATCCTGATCCAATCCCAGCCAACACTGCCGCCATGGCCTCGTCCATTGTGCAGCAAGATGCAATTTGA